GCTGTTGGTCCTGGACAGAGTTTCTGAGGTACAGCTGCATTAAGATCACAAGTTGAATACATTAGCAATCATCTGACAACTATTTGTACTTAATGAAGACTTGCGATATTTGCTGCTTCTTACACGTTCTGGTTATTTACTTGTCAAAAGAGAAAATACTTAAGTTTATTTACAGAATTAACCTCATCATGTCTACATTTCTCTACATGATTACTAAAGCACACATCACACTGGTGCATTGTTGTCAAAATTCAATACTATAAAACACATAGTACACACCTCCTCCAGACAAGTTGGACTATATATTAGATATTCTGTCTTTCAGGTGGAAGAAATAGAGATTGTCATGCCCAATGAGCATTACGTCACCATTGACATGACAAAAATGGGCCTCATCAACAAAGATGAAGTAGGTTTCTAAAATTAATCTTTTAAGTTGTTGAGTCACTAAGAGAAAATCATCATCTTGGTCTTGTGAGATATCAGGAATATCTTTAAGTATCTAAGATACAGTTAATTggcattatttttttttttgtcttcacaggtACTTCTTCCCCTGGATAATCCCTCAGGGAACATCACAGGGACAGTACGCAGGAAACAGCAGGCAAAGCTGTGAAGGCATCTACACAATCCAGACAATACCGCCGCTATGATCAACATATCAACCTTAATAAGCTATTCAATAGAAAAGCAATTTTATCAACTGGATTCAAACATGATTCATGTTGTTGAccatttaatgtgaaaatgtaatttattcaaatcaattaaaaacCACTATCAATAAATGCATGAGCTGATATTGTTCTTTGGTGAGAAAAGAGCACCATTTATTGCAAATCTTTGATTCAGATATTCAAACTCCAGTGTTTAGTTGCACATATACATCAGTCATACACACTTCAATACAGTTGTCATTGCGACAACGCTGAAAGCACCACAGGTAGGAACATAATTAagaatatatacacataaatattttcatgtCAAGAGCCTCAACCCTAAATAATGTAGATCTGAAGAAACAAAGAGGCTTTCGTGTTGCTCTATGTGATTCTGGGGAAACAAAACGCTTCATTGTTACATGCTAACGACAATTTATGGACTCAGCTGCAGTTTAGAGCATAAAAACTGACTTTAGGGCAAAGTGGGATGCATCAGAATGAGTTTCTGCAAGAATCAGTATTCAGGTACACAGTTTCCAACTATATTTCATCTTATGTACAAATaccttttttttaaccaatgtaaataaactaattttgcacgcacacacacacacacacacacacacgcacacacacacagaatactCTGCCCAAATTTCcttcctttaaataaaacataaaaaataaaacacataccCCAAGCAGTGGAAATAAGAATGGCTGAAAGGGTAAACAGCTGTGTGGACTCCATGTGCAACCCATTTTTGGGGTCCATGCttataaaaacatacagcatTCAAATCCTGTTAAGGTGCCACTGTGGTCAGAGGAGTCTTTGTGTGGAGGCAGCTAACCTGGGGTCCCCTGAAAGGATGATTGTCACTGAGGTGGGTGTTGGGACGGCCTGTGGTGCTACGAGGCGTTGCTCTTCAGGTGTTGAGTCTGCAGTGGCTTCACGTGATACTCATAAATCTTCAGTGCGGGGCCGAGTTTTATCGACAGCCCCGTCAGGACGTCGTTCCGTGTCATCAGGAGCAGGGACTTGCCATCAATTTCCTGTCGGGTGGACAGAGAAATATTTGACTGACACCCTAATTTGTTTTCATCGTGAGACAGGAAATTTGAGCATGAAGAGCACTCCAACCTGATCCTGGAAAGCGGTGGCTTGCTCCTCGAAGCCTGTTGCTTTAAAGTAATTGACGACGTCAGCGACGCCCCAGTTGGCAGGGTCCGGCAGCTGACCGTTCTCCACTGGGCTGTCACAGAGAATGGATTCACATGAATGTACATGCACACtaaagtgaaaatgaacaaCGTCTTCCACTAACTGCAGATAATACCTTTTGGTGTCAACAGAGCCATTTGTCTTGTCTTCCATGCCGGCTgcgaaaaaagaaaactacatgAAACAAATCAGCACCGCTATAAGAATGAATTAAGTCATAAACTGATAAACATAAGATAAATCTATAATTGTAATAATGTATTGGTAATTTCAgtagtttattaattaaaaatgcaaaagctTATCAAatagaaatgatttttttttttgtctttttgtaggtagatgaataaatataaaaacatttgaggATGTTCCTATGAATCCTTCTGACAAGCAATACATCTGtgtatcactattattattctGGTTAACAGATTACCATTTAATCtaatgaaatttaaatattttaaaaagggtGAAAATGCCCGGCGCAAATTCCCAAGGGTAGgatcatttgacatttttgctttaaaactaaattaaataatcaattCATAATGACTCTCTCTTCTCAGACTGTTTCATACACATATCCCTGTGATTTAGACCAAGTATCTATAAAAACGTGACATTAAATTCACTCGGATGTTTAGAAGTTACATCAGGCTGATGATGAAACTACTGAAAGGTGTGAGTGCTTAcagatgcaaataaaaacactcgGTTCTTAAATGATCTAGCTGCTGTCAAACCGAAACTACATTTCACTGCTAGTGACTAACAAGGCGTGTTTTAATTTAGCTCCTGTGGGTTTAAGCTCTACTTTTGCCATGAACTACAGCCCAGAGACTCTTACAATCTGTAACGTTGTAGTAATTTTTCATCAGATGTCTTCTCTCGGTGAACTTAGTGTGTTGGCTGATCAAACACCATCattgttcctcttttctttcttttttttttacattcactgGATGCCTCGTCTGGAATAGTAGGAAAAACAGCacatgtgttaaaaataaataaaaatgcaaaaaaacatttataaccACAACATAGcaacaaggcaaaacaaagCTGGTGCTGTCTCATTAACTGCGGAGAGATCCGCAGTGTGCAAATGACGACTGAAAACTCACGTTGTTAGCCActtagaataaaaacagcagagtaACGTCAAGTAAACCATAAATTGCCTTAAttgatttgtaaaaaaataaagtgataaagCGACTGGAAACTGCACAATGTAGTAATGACGTTACGCTAAACGTGGAAAGCTAATATTTAATCGGTGCCTTTTCGTATTAAGCTAACAGGAATAGTTAGCTGCGTTGGCTAATACAAAATTTAACTGTTACCTTATTTTAGATGATTCCTGCTTGACAACCACAGTTCCGTCAAGCTGTACGCGTAGTTTGGATAATAAAATGGTTTCCAATCAATGGGatattttacaatttaataaACCGTGATATCCACTTGATAAAATCAAGATTTAATCAAGTAAAGCCAACTAGCCCCTCTTCATCGGTTTAGCTTCCTTCGCCCACATGACAGCAGAGAATCATGGGAAGTGAAGTTTTCTTTCACGTCTCAACAACAGCGTTTGTAGTTCGCACCTCACAGCGAACTTCACACAATCAGCAATATTTTATATATCAAACACAAGCAAGtgcagttgtttttattaaaaagaatttATTATAGTGACATATCCTTTGTTACATAAAATCTGCTACAGCAAAGTATACTCCCCTTGCAAATACAAGTAAATATGGGTGGGAAAAAAACGTGTCAGCCTTCTAAATAATGTGCAAAATATCCcacaaactaaatacagacacatttcagaTTATTGAGCCCATACTGGCATGTGTGACTAGCTACGAAGAACTAATTTCCTTCAGTCTGGGTTGTGAAGTGGCTCGGGAAAAGTGCCatcatttacatcaaatatGACAAACATTATTACACATGTGGGGggtaaatgacacaaaaagtgGATTTCTTGCACGTGTTGTGGGAAAATTTACACACAAGAAGTCTGGATTGAAACATGCTGAATTCCCAAGGTGTTGTTTCCCAAATGGAAGTGATGCCATTGTTTCTGTAATTACACTTCATGTTGTATTTCCATCAATGaagtttattttctaaataaagcaattaaaaataaagaaaggcTGCAATTTTAAACAGGCATGAGAGGCATCAATGTGTATTAATTTGGGTTAATAAGTTTATCTctataaatgtttaattcttATAgggacaaatggaaaaaaaaaagttgtacaaataaatagttattataatattttcactgtttatAACACTTCCgtgaataaaacatttggagTCTCCTTAAACATACTAACAATTATgcaagtttaaatatttaaaatgttctcttATTAGACAtctctaaatataaataaaaatagcataAGAAAAAAGTTGTGCCTTTTGAAATGATGCTAGGGcaaactgaaatgtcacattatgtGCTCAATCTGTGAAGAAGAAATCAAATAGCCAATATCCATATACTGCACACCAGTGCCTCAAAACCGAACATTCAGTCCCTAAATCTTTTTCACATTTGGTTGTCTAAGATTGTTGAACttgattaaaatgcatttttcatctACAAAGACTTGAGCACCATGTCAAATTATAATCAAAGGCAAATCTGCCAACAATACATTACTGTTTTCAACATGGTGTGAAATGTTAACACTTTGATTTCCCCACAGCCCTGAGTGTCCGACCTGCAGAAACGACTTGACCTCTCCGTGGACAGCAGAGACAAACCTTCTGAAAGAAATCAAAGGACCACAAAAGTTTTGACATCTGGATATTCAACAAGTGGACACCGTGGCTTTGTAGGTATTGAACCTTTGACActgagatttttaaaaaatacgACATGTCAACCTTGCACGCTGGTGAGGACTTTGAAAGGGCAGGGACTACAACTCAGCAGCGAGCACAGGCTAGAATTAACAGGTATTGAAGGGTGCCTAGTAAAGAAAAACCCTGTTCTCTTGTAgagataaaatatatattaaatatgtgtagACAATAACTTAACAGGAGTCGCGTACAATGAAAAAAGTCACTCTTGACCTTATTCCCTTTGAATGTATGAGACAAGACTACAGCATTTTTGTCCATTTACATACTGACCTGACTCAGCCTGAACAATGAGCAAATACTGCTCCATCACAGTGTGCAAACTGGCTTAAAAGTGATGCAAAGAGGCTACAAGCTGTAACTGCAGTAAGGAAGTGGTTCAACGGAACATCGTCCAAAAATTGATGAATACTTTAAGgtgatatttcagttttctgaTGTTATTTCATTGTTTAGTTCTGACTCACATGATTATGCAGAGAATTATCGGATAAAAGTACCTATCTAATGCATTCATGTTCCAGACTATGAAACAAtatgtaacaaaacaaacaaaaaaaccccaactTAAAAGATAGGAACACTTCTAGGGCACCATTAGCTTGTTGTGAGACTGTGGTACAAATGtaacaaacatgcaaaattataaatgaaaatatggcAAATATGGCAGTTACACAACATCTTCCCAGTGCTCTGCTAACACACAAatagcttttaaaaataaaatcaaaaagcaACTCCAAATGGACATGCGTCCATGTCACCAACACTGCTTTGTTTCCACCGTGATGCACCCTCAAGAGAAACGATAAACTGACTGATTGAAAAATGCCATGTCAATGCACTTGATTGTTGGATGTACCAAAGACAGAAGACCTGCTGAACTGAGTGATATAGTCAAACTTGATCAGATTCCTTTCTTGTGAAACAGAGGCGTACCTAAAAAATACATGATTTCATTCTACTGATTTAGTACCACACCAAGTCTGAGGTAAAACATTAAGTGACTGGATATGGACAGAACAATGCTACAATTGAACTGATACAGCATTGATGAGTTTCTGCTTCATAATAACTCTCGTCCGTTAGTCAACCTCTTCAAGCATTAGCTTCTTGTCCATCCCTGGATGCCAATTTCTTTGACTGAATTAACGTCATGCATTAACAAAACTGCATTTGAAAAAGGATGTCTCATATCTGTATATTTCTATATGCAGAAACACATGGTTCTAGGTCTTATGGACACCAGATTGATGAACAACAAACCCTAAACCATACTCAGGCACCTAACAGATAACTGGCAAAAgtcaatgttaaaaaaaaaaaaaaaaaaagacaaactgtaatataacaaaactaaacaaaaaaaaaaaacaaaaaaccccaaaacaaaacaatccttTCCACTTTCCCAAAGCTTAAATCACAAAATGTGCAATGCCAGCTAATACAATCACTCTTTGTGCCACTTGTAAATGGGAGAAatattacttttcattttcatgttgctttttaaataacaagGGTCAATTGAAATAAGGAGGAGGCAAGAAACTCAAAAGTggcaaacagaaaactgaaaagatGAGGACGTGGTCTAGTATTTTTGTGTTGCAGCACAACTGGTGTCTGCATAATGTACCTGTGTATAGGTTAGTGCTAACTGCACGCAGGATCATGGCAAGAAGGACCTCGTTCAGTCGTGTGGAATGAAGGAACGAGGCAtttcttttaaacacattacAGCCTCAGTTCCACCTTAAACCCCAGGAGAGTGCAAATATCCCAAAACACGAGAGCCCCAATGGGACTCTTGCCCACTCACTAGAACTCAGCAAACTCTTTTGCacacttttctgtctgtgaGACACGAATTTCCTCCTCTTCGTAGTCGTCAAAGTTGCTTGTGTCTCCTGGCCCTCTGCACTTTGGCAAGAATGGGGCTTCAACCTAAGAATACAGAAAATCATGTTGTATA
This genomic window from Anabas testudineus chromosome 4, fAnaTes1.2, whole genome shotgun sequence contains:
- the samd13 gene encoding sterile alpha motif domain-containing protein 13, whose protein sequence is MKNYYNVTDSGMEDKTNGSVDTKSPVENGQLPDPANWGVADVVNYFKATGFEEQATAFQDQEIDGKSLLLMTRNDVLTGLSIKLGPALKIYEYHVKPLQTQHLKSNAS